GCTGTCCGCCCTTCGTCTGTTGCCCGCCTTCGCCCTCAGGAACCCAGCCTTCGGGCATGGCCGCATCTTCGCCGAAGAAGAAGTCTTCCATCTGCTCCATCAAAAACTTGGTGGCGTTCGGGTCAGCCAGCCGCAGGCCGTAGTGATTGATGAGCAGAGTGGATTGTTGCGTCCACAGTTCCCAGGCTTGCTGAGAAACGTTATCATAAACGCGCTGGCCCAACTCGCCGGGAAACGGGCGGCGGGCCAGGCCGGGCAATTCTTGTCCAAGTTTGACGCACTTCACTATTCTTTCAGCCATCGAAGTTCCTTTCGGAAGATTGAACCGCTAAGACCGCTCCGCGAGAGCGCGAAGTCTTTTCAAAAGTTTTCTTAGCGTCCTTCGCGCCTTCGCGGTAAAACTATACAGTCTAAAAGCAGGATGTCAAGCGCGATTCTTTTCATGGGAATGTTCGGCGAGTTGTCGTTTCGACCTCTCGCCGGCCTGATCGACTCCGGGGCGTCGG
This genomic stretch from Chloroflexota bacterium harbors:
- a CDS encoding oxidative damage protection protein, whose amino-acid sequence is MAERIVKCVKLGQELPGLARRPFPGELGQRVYDNVSQQAWELWTQQSTLLINHYGLRLADPNATKFLMEQMEDFFFGEDAAMPEGWVPEGEGGQQTKGGQQTKGGAPQSK